The proteins below are encoded in one region of Terriglobia bacterium:
- a CDS encoding acyl-CoA dehydrogenase family protein, which produces MHKGLDKETLDLTLQAIGDFTAARLPESKLLQLDATHEFPADVVRDMCGSELGIQLLFIPEEFEGMGGGAFDVYRICEEMARIDLGLATGVLATFLGSDPIIFGGTHEQKKKWLTRIAREGLLMAYGATEPEAGSDLGALRTTATPVLADSTVVGYRINGNKQWISNGGVADLYSVLALTPGGPSWFVVEKGTQGLGHGKPEDKHGIRSSNTATVSLEDVYVDAERLLGNQEGMGLIQAQLVFGYTRLMVAAFGLGAGWSALDRAIPYSMGRIQGGTPLSEKQGYTHKLIVPHVARLEAARSYIEETAERIDGGGNLNTEGAISKYLATEAGNLAADASIQALGGYGYTREYVVEKIKRDARITTIYEGTSEIMEMTVCRDRWQSHLKTHGQYYHDVARGVEDLQAQHPTVGAGIAGRCLHALAELLETARIHRLTRHQHVLFRLGELISYAECAGSLARRAARASAGGLNEKGNTRFSPGALAAMSRIFAREASIKLASEGMRWIVGAAGLQDREVSDLENKMDLPALYRAQAGLIQDMDHVADVLYGRTSA; this is translated from the coding sequence ATGCACAAAGGACTTGATAAGGAAACTCTCGATTTGACCTTGCAGGCCATCGGCGACTTCACAGCCGCCCGCCTGCCGGAGAGCAAACTGCTCCAACTTGATGCCACGCATGAATTTCCCGCGGATGTTGTCCGGGACATGTGCGGTTCCGAGCTCGGAATACAGCTTCTCTTCATCCCTGAGGAGTTCGAGGGAATGGGAGGCGGCGCATTCGATGTTTACCGGATTTGCGAAGAGATGGCGCGCATCGACCTCGGTCTGGCCACCGGCGTGCTGGCTACGTTCCTGGGGAGCGATCCGATCATTTTCGGAGGAACGCACGAGCAGAAGAAAAAATGGCTGACCCGCATTGCCCGTGAGGGATTGCTCATGGCCTACGGCGCTACCGAGCCGGAGGCGGGGAGCGACCTTGGCGCCTTGCGCACGACCGCTACTCCGGTGCTGGCCGACAGCACGGTTGTCGGCTACAGGATCAACGGCAACAAACAATGGATCAGCAACGGCGGCGTTGCCGACCTTTACAGCGTGCTTGCCCTCACGCCGGGCGGGCCCAGTTGGTTTGTTGTCGAGAAGGGGACGCAAGGCTTGGGGCACGGCAAGCCCGAGGACAAACACGGCATCCGTTCCAGCAACACAGCCACGGTCTCTCTCGAGGATGTTTATGTGGATGCCGAACGTCTGTTGGGCAATCAGGAGGGAATGGGGCTCATCCAGGCTCAGCTGGTGTTCGGGTACACCCGCCTGATGGTGGCTGCTTTCGGTCTGGGTGCGGGCTGGTCGGCACTCGATCGCGCCATACCGTATTCCATGGGCCGCATTCAGGGAGGCACGCCGCTATCCGAAAAACAAGGGTACACCCATAAGCTCATCGTCCCCCACGTGGCGCGTCTGGAAGCCGCCCGTTCCTACATCGAGGAGACCGCGGAGCGCATTGACGGCGGCGGCAACCTGAACACGGAGGGGGCCATTTCCAAGTATCTGGCTACGGAAGCGGGCAATCTTGCCGCCGATGCCAGTATCCAGGCGCTTGGCGGTTATGGTTATACCAGGGAGTACGTCGTCGAAAAAATCAAGCGCGACGCGCGCATCACCACGATCTATGAGGGGACTTCCGAGATCATGGAGATGACCGTCTGCCGGGACCGCTGGCAGTCGCACCTGAAGACCCACGGCCAGTATTATCATGATGTGGCCCGTGGAGTCGAGGACCTGCAGGCGCAGCATCCGACGGTCGGAGCCGGAATTGCCGGACGCTGTCTCCACGCGCTTGCCGAGCTCCTGGAAACGGCGCGGATCCACAGACTGACGCGGCACCAACACGTCCTCTTCCGCCTGGGCGAGTTGATCTCCTATGCGGAGTGCGCCGGCAGCCTGGCCAGACGCGCGGCCCGTGCCTCGGCAGGCGGCTTGAATGAAAAGGGCAACACCCGCTTCAGCCCGGGGGCCCTCGCAGCAATGAGCCGGATCTTTGCCCGGGAGGCGTCGATCAAGCTGGCTTCCGAGGGGATGCGCTGGATCGTGGGTGCTGCGGGCCTGCAGGACAGGGAGGTTTCCGACCTCGAAAACAAAATGGACCTGCCTGCGCTCTACCGTGCGCAAGCCGGCCTCATTCAGGATATGGACCATGTTGCCGACGTTCTGTACGGGCGAACCTCTGCCTGA
- a CDS encoding nuclear transport factor 2 family protein — MKKTAACFLLLIASQVMVAAGMSQRSAPVTRAEWMSALEAVVKSEQAFAQAAAEKGTRDAFLAFLAEDSVLFRPQPVPGRKWLLEHPPAPGKLSWRPVFADVSAAGDLGYTTGPYEFRKQASDTVPASYGNYFTIWQKQPGGAWKVLIDYGTPNPPPSTAVPDFDPRQASPPLAQKPGVSSEGVTDTLTALDRKLSIISMTRGAAALNSYIAEEARFLRAERQPAVGRKEVRALMPAEPGSWTWEPMKSGVSNSWDLGYTYGTFKLHTKRAVDQTAKSGFYLRVWKKQPVGDWKITIDIVSF, encoded by the coding sequence TTGAAAAAGACTGCAGCTTGTTTCCTGCTCCTGATCGCGTCTCAGGTAATGGTTGCAGCCGGCATGAGCCAACGGTCGGCGCCAGTGACCCGCGCGGAGTGGATGTCTGCTTTGGAGGCGGTCGTTAAATCGGAGCAGGCCTTCGCGCAGGCGGCCGCGGAAAAAGGAACTCGGGATGCGTTTCTGGCCTTCCTGGCCGAAGATTCCGTGCTCTTTCGACCTCAGCCGGTGCCGGGAAGGAAGTGGCTGCTGGAGCACCCCCCTGCGCCCGGCAAGTTGAGCTGGCGGCCGGTCTTCGCCGATGTTTCCGCCGCAGGCGATCTGGGCTATACCACCGGACCTTACGAATTCCGGAAACAGGCTTCCGATACGGTTCCTGCCTCATACGGCAATTATTTTACGATCTGGCAAAAGCAGCCCGGCGGCGCCTGGAAGGTCTTGATCGACTACGGAACTCCTAATCCTCCCCCTTCCACGGCCGTGCCGGATTTCGACCCGAGGCAGGCAAGCCCTCCTTTAGCACAAAAGCCGGGTGTGAGCTCTGAAGGAGTGACCGACACATTGACCGCTCTGGATCGCAAGTTATCGATCATCAGCATGACTCGGGGCGCCGCGGCGTTGAACTCCTATATCGCCGAGGAAGCCAGGTTCCTGCGCGCGGAAAGGCAACCCGCGGTCGGCAGGAAGGAGGTTCGCGCCCTGATGCCGGCGGAGCCGGGGAGTTGGACATGGGAACCGATGAAATCCGGAGTCTCCAATTCCTGGGATCTCGGATATACCTATGGAACCTTCAAGCTTCACACCAAAAGAGCGGTGGATCAGACCGCCAAGTCCGGCTTTTACCTGCGAGTCTGGAAGAAGCAGCCGGTCGGCGACTGGAAGATAACAATCGATATCGTGAGCTTTTAG
- a CDS encoding NADH:flavin oxidoreductase, which produces MTSLLTPLSFSGLTLRNRIVMPPMWSGQATPEGRVTDKIIEYHRVRAAAGCALIIVEHSFVHPRGRNSSTQIGVYSDDMMEGLHRLAAAIKGEGAVAALQISHAGSRVAPGALGGLKPVAPSAMRHPYDPDGEIPEGLSKSQIQEIAAAFGSAALRAREAGFDAVEIHAAHGFLLSEFLSPLTNRRTDEYGGNVDNRLRMHLEVLGEVQRRTGRGFPAFVRLGAHDETPGGLELEDSCRAAVRLAENGAALIDVSGGLQGSRGVGKDPGYFVPYAAAIKAGVKVPVIVTGGVREPAHADRIVRDGHADLVGIGRGMLDDPDWARKALTTLPRQVEEF; this is translated from the coding sequence ATGACAAGTCTTCTGACGCCACTCTCGTTCTCCGGACTGACCCTGCGAAACCGAATTGTGATGCCGCCCATGTGGTCGGGGCAGGCTACGCCCGAAGGGCGGGTCACCGACAAAATCATCGAATACCACAGGGTGCGTGCCGCTGCCGGATGCGCGCTCATAATCGTGGAGCACTCTTTCGTGCACCCGAGAGGAAGGAACTCTTCGACCCAGATCGGGGTATACTCCGACGACATGATGGAGGGCCTGCATCGACTGGCAGCCGCCATCAAGGGCGAAGGCGCTGTCGCAGCACTCCAGATCTCTCACGCAGGCTCTCGCGTGGCTCCCGGTGCCCTGGGCGGCCTCAAGCCGGTCGCCCCTTCGGCAATGCGCCACCCTTACGATCCCGACGGTGAGATCCCCGAGGGGCTTTCGAAATCCCAGATCCAGGAGATTGCGGCCGCATTCGGCTCGGCGGCGCTGCGCGCGCGAGAAGCAGGTTTTGATGCAGTGGAGATTCACGCCGCTCACGGTTTCCTGCTCTCGGAGTTCCTTTCACCCCTGACCAACCGGCGCACCGATGAATACGGCGGGAACGTGGATAACCGGTTGAGGATGCACCTCGAAGTTCTCGGTGAAGTACAAAGGCGCACCGGACGCGGGTTTCCCGCGTTTGTCCGCCTGGGCGCGCATGATGAGACGCCGGGTGGGCTCGAGCTCGAGGATTCCTGCCGGGCGGCGGTGCGGCTGGCAGAAAACGGCGCTGCTCTCATCGATGTATCGGGTGGTTTGCAGGGCTCGCGCGGAGTCGGCAAAGATCCCGGCTATTTTGTTCCATACGCCGCAGCCATAAAAGCCGGAGTCAAGGTTCCCGTTATCGTCACGGGCGGAGTGCGGGAACCGGCTCACGCAGATCGAATCGTCCGGGACGGGCACGCGGATCTGGTTGGCATCGGCCGCGGCATGCTTGACGATCCGGACTGGGCGCGAAAAGCACTCACGACCCTTCCGCGGCAGGTCGAGGAGTTTTGA